A stretch of Candidatus Thermokryptus mobilis DNA encodes these proteins:
- a CDS encoding secondary thiamine-phosphate synthase enzyme YjbQ: MKSYTEYLTFNTKNKREIINITDKVNEALRKSGIKEGFCLVSAMHVTAGVFVNDDEDGLIEDLTEWLEKLAPFNPNYKHHRTGETNADAHLKSLLIHHEVIIPVTDGRLDFGPWQQVFYAEFDGQRRKRVVIKIIGE, translated from the coding sequence ATGAAATCATACACCGAGTATTTGACATTCAACACGAAAAATAAGCGTGAGATAATTAACATCACAGATAAGGTAAACGAGGCTTTAAGGAAAAGCGGAATAAAGGAAGGATTCTGTCTTGTTTCCGCAATGCATGTCACCGCTGGTGTTTTTGTAAACGATGACGAAGATGGTTTGATTGAGGACCTAACGGAATGGCTTGAAAAACTCGCCCCTTTCAATCCAAACTATAAACATCACAGAACTGGCGAAACAAACGCCGACGCCCATCTGAAAAGCTTGCTCATACATCACGAGGTCATTATACCCGTCACCGACGGACGCCTTGATTTCGGACCCTGGCAACAAGTATTTTATGCGGAATTTGACGGTCAAAGAAGAAAAAGGGTTGTCATAAAAATTATCGGCGAATGA
- the nuoH gene encoding NADH-quinone oxidoreductase subunit NuoH, with the protein MELILIAILKAIAFILLFLTVAAILTYVERRISAFIQDRLGPNRVGPFGLFQPVADLIKILFKEEIIPANADKTLHTIAPIISLFVAYSLIAVLPIGEKIVIGGKEIKLIVADVDVGFLYILALSSMGVYGVTLSGWSSNNKYSLLGALRASAQMISYELSLGLSLIGVVLVSGSIRIDEIIKSQANVWNIFYQPVGFIIFLVSAFAETNRLPFDLPEAEPELVAGYHTEYSGMKFGAFYLAEYTNVITASLLTTAFFLGGWYFPFIDIYSGLNPNLAAILQIIVFFAKAGIIIFLFMLVRWTLPRFRYDQLMRLGWQVLLPLALLNVLVTGLVKILL; encoded by the coding sequence ATGGAATTAATTTTAATTGCCATCTTAAAAGCCATCGCTTTTATTCTCTTGTTCTTGACCGTCGCTGCGATCTTAACATATGTTGAGAGGCGAATCTCTGCTTTTATCCAAGACCGACTTGGACCTAATCGTGTTGGTCCATTCGGGCTTTTTCAGCCTGTTGCTGACTTGATCAAAATACTTTTCAAAGAGGAAATCATACCCGCAAATGCAGACAAAACATTGCACACAATAGCTCCTATAATCTCACTTTTCGTCGCATACAGCCTAATAGCCGTTTTGCCCATCGGAGAAAAAATCGTAATCGGCGGAAAAGAGATTAAACTTATCGTCGCTGATGTGGATGTTGGCTTTCTTTACATACTTGCATTAAGCTCTATGGGTGTCTACGGAGTTACTTTGAGCGGTTGGTCGTCAAACAACAAATACTCGCTACTTGGAGCCCTAAGAGCATCCGCGCAGATGATAAGTTACGAACTTTCGCTTGGACTTTCACTTATTGGAGTTGTTCTAGTCAGCGGTTCAATTAGAATTGATGAAATAATAAAATCACAAGCGAATGTTTGGAACATTTTTTATCAGCCGGTTGGATTTATAATTTTCCTCGTTTCAGCTTTTGCTGAAACAAACCGTCTACCATTTGATCTACCCGAAGCAGAACCTGAGCTTGTCGCTGGCTATCACACTGAATATTCAGGGATGAAATTCGGCGCATTTTATTTAGCAGAGTATACAAATGTCATAACTGCAAGCTTGCTTACGACCGCTTTCTTCCTCGGCGGTTGGTATTTCCCGTTTATTGACATATACTCTGGATTAAATCCCAACCTTGCAGCTATTTTACAAATAATTGTTTTCTTCGCAAAAGCTGGAATCATAATTTTCCTCTTTATGCTTGTAAGGTGGACATTGCCAAGATTCAGATACGATCAACTGATGCGACTTGGATGGCAAGTTTTACTCCCACTTGCACTTTTAAATGTTCTTGTAACCGGTCTTGTCAAAATTTTGCTATAA
- a CDS encoding NuoI/complex I 23 kDa subunit family protein codes for MEQKIDGKAKIKRRSNLNLLERLYLPEIFKGLTITFRQIFKPKFTFEYPDVKWKPPSSFRGRPVLVYNDETGVERCVACGLCARVCPALAIEVVAGETELDKERYPKKFEINMLRCIYCGLCEEVCPEEAIVMSDEYELVFTNREEAIFGKDKLLVPASKLKERLEFLKKMR; via the coding sequence ATGGAACAAAAAATAGATGGAAAAGCAAAAATAAAACGAAGGTCAAATCTTAACCTTCTTGAACGACTTTATTTACCTGAAATCTTCAAGGGTTTAACCATAACATTTCGTCAAATTTTCAAGCCGAAATTTACTTTTGAATATCCGGATGTTAAATGGAAACCACCTTCATCTTTTCGCGGTCGTCCCGTTCTTGTATATAACGATGAAACAGGCGTTGAAAGGTGCGTTGCTTGTGGTCTCTGTGCCCGGGTTTGCCCTGCACTTGCAATTGAAGTGGTCGCTGGAGAAACTGAACTTGACAAAGAAAGATACCCGAAAAAATTTGAGATAAATATGTTGCGCTGTATCTATTGTGGTTTATGTGAAGAGGTCTGCCCCGAAGAAGCAATCGTTATGAGCGACGAATACGAACTTGTCTTCACAAACAGAGAGGAAGCGATCTTCGGAAAAGATAAACTTTTAGTCCCAGCTTCAAAATTGAAAGAACGACTTGAATTTTTGAAAAAGATGAGATAA
- a CDS encoding [protein-PII] uridylyltransferase family protein, whose product MRKLGPEIEATLKRVFKSSEKSIEQVGKIFDDFIKSTLDLDLAEEFLKNFTLSIRHSPNPEQSLKNFLRFVENSFNKASLYKDLVKYPQMMKILLTIFGYSQYFADILVRDPELFQWLMYSDTIDKFKSKHEHKREISSLLSYTTLSSKLNALRRYKRREILRIGVRDIFGVASFEETVQSLSDLAEAIIETCLDLAIEHLRKKFSSFPETEFVLIALGKLGGKELNYSSDVDLIFVYNQDGELMTNKGILSHYEIFNHLVSVFINFLSEKTEEGALYRVDFRLRPEGSAGSLAKSLLGYLTYYEIYGKVWERQMLIKARPIAGDVKFGLKFLQMLDHFIYPKSFVEDPVEEITRLKAKIEATSKNEYDVKLRPGGIRDIEFIIQSLQLLNAGNFPQLKEANTLSAIDKLAHFGFLNEKDAKILRENYIYFRRIEHLIQFSQNIQTHTISTDPDTLTWLAKAMRNYEKTKDALSFPESYAPDWKIFKRELDERFEQVRQIYNKIFPVDVKPGFLIMELIGDETSAENFKKFLLDLNFRDLERASRNIEFLAKGKLITGERIFTSAEENEFQKIAPILLNEISKTISPDVTLENFRKIAEGFKYSKLFYELIQENDIRRVLVNISQYSARFSNLLSIKNHLLEQLLSEGNLSSKRNSSEIFEFFRRGEEVNLFDFKFANELRLFVLNIDRLIDIYKLLYELTNQADLIVSYVFEDFLGREFSEDIVIFGLGKYGSAEMNFDSDIDMVILTMKGIGQEKLREISSRCEKFIKKLAEVEIEKLYQVDLRLRPEGRNAPMIVKFDYFENYLFKRAEFWELMAFTRFRYICGNKKLAEEALSLYYDRIANVKFTKSLVDSLVKIRKKMEEMAKGEIDIKVGAGGLVDVEFIAQILQLKHFKELGEIESHTVKALLKLSELRIINEDECKTLTSNYEFYREIEKFLRVSLWRKSNSIPGPGEAQNLEYLSLCLGYRFPDEFVDSIKSRMQKTRRIFEDMINRFIRR is encoded by the coding sequence ATGCGAAAATTAGGTCCTGAGATAGAAGCAACTCTAAAAAGAGTTTTTAAGTCAAGCGAAAAATCAATTGAACAAGTTGGTAAAATCTTTGACGATTTTATCAAATCAACTTTAGACCTTGATCTTGCTGAAGAATTTCTTAAAAATTTCACCCTTTCCATAAGACATTCCCCAAATCCAGAACAAAGTTTGAAAAATTTCCTTCGTTTTGTTGAGAACTCGTTCAATAAGGCATCCCTTTATAAAGACCTTGTCAAGTATCCACAGATGATGAAAATTTTGTTGACGATCTTCGGATATTCTCAATACTTTGCGGACATACTCGTCCGGGACCCTGAACTTTTCCAATGGCTTATGTATTCAGATACGATTGATAAATTTAAATCAAAACATGAACACAAGCGAGAAATATCTTCACTTTTAAGTTACACGACTTTATCAAGTAAGTTAAACGCTTTGAGGAGATATAAAAGAAGGGAAATTTTACGAATCGGGGTACGTGATATATTCGGGGTTGCGAGCTTTGAAGAAACTGTTCAATCTCTTTCAGATCTTGCTGAAGCGATCATTGAAACCTGTCTTGATCTTGCAATTGAGCATTTAAGGAAAAAATTTTCCTCTTTCCCTGAAACAGAGTTCGTTTTAATTGCCTTGGGTAAACTTGGGGGGAAGGAGCTAAATTACAGCTCGGATGTTGATTTGATTTTTGTTTACAATCAGGATGGTGAATTGATGACAAATAAAGGGATTTTGTCGCATTATGAGATTTTCAATCATCTTGTCTCTGTATTTATAAATTTTCTTTCGGAGAAAACCGAAGAAGGAGCACTTTATAGAGTTGATTTTAGATTGCGACCCGAGGGGAGCGCTGGCTCACTTGCGAAGTCACTCCTTGGTTATCTAACTTATTACGAGATTTACGGTAAGGTCTGGGAAAGGCAGATGCTTATAAAGGCAAGACCAATTGCTGGGGATGTTAAGTTTGGCTTAAAATTTCTTCAAATGCTTGACCATTTTATTTACCCTAAATCTTTCGTTGAAGACCCGGTTGAAGAAATCACAAGGTTGAAAGCTAAGATTGAAGCAACTTCAAAAAATGAATACGATGTAAAACTTCGCCCTGGTGGAATAAGAGATATTGAATTTATAATTCAATCACTTCAGCTCTTAAACGCCGGTAATTTCCCACAATTAAAGGAAGCCAATACTTTATCGGCGATAGATAAACTTGCTCATTTTGGGTTTTTAAACGAGAAAGATGCGAAAATTTTAAGGGAAAATTATATTTATTTCAGACGAATTGAACATCTTATTCAATTTTCGCAAAACATTCAAACTCACACGATTTCAACCGATCCGGATACATTAACTTGGCTTGCGAAGGCAATGAGAAATTATGAAAAAACTAAAGATGCTCTGTCTTTTCCAGAATCTTACGCTCCCGATTGGAAAATTTTCAAAAGAGAACTTGATGAAAGATTTGAACAAGTTAGGCAAATTTATAATAAAATTTTTCCCGTTGATGTAAAACCGGGTTTTTTAATCATGGAGCTAATTGGAGATGAGACCTCGGCGGAGAACTTCAAGAAATTTTTACTGGATTTAAATTTTAGGGATTTAGAAAGGGCTTCGCGAAACATTGAATTTTTGGCAAAGGGGAAGCTAATAACGGGAGAGAGAATCTTTACTTCGGCTGAGGAAAATGAATTTCAAAAAATCGCACCTATTCTCCTTAATGAAATTTCAAAAACAATTTCACCAGATGTGACGCTTGAAAATTTTAGAAAAATCGCAGAAGGATTCAAATATTCAAAGTTATTTTACGAGTTGATTCAGGAAAATGACATCAGAAGGGTTTTAGTTAATATATCCCAATACAGCGCCAGATTTTCAAATTTGCTTTCAATTAAAAACCATCTTTTGGAACAATTACTTTCTGAGGGAAATTTAAGCAGTAAGAGAAATTCAAGCGAGATTTTTGAGTTTTTTAGAAGGGGGGAGGAAGTGAATCTTTTTGATTTTAAATTTGCCAATGAACTGCGACTTTTCGTTTTGAACATTGATAGATTAATTGACATTTACAAACTCCTGTATGAACTTACAAATCAAGCTGACTTGATCGTAAGTTATGTGTTTGAGGATTTTTTGGGTAGAGAATTTAGTGAGGACATCGTTATATTTGGGCTTGGAAAGTATGGCTCTGCTGAGATGAACTTTGATTCCGATATTGATATGGTCATTTTAACGATGAAAGGAATTGGACAGGAGAAATTGCGTGAGATTTCTTCAAGATGTGAAAAATTCATTAAAAAATTGGCGGAGGTAGAAATTGAAAAACTATATCAGGTTGACTTGCGATTACGACCTGAAGGAAGGAACGCTCCGATGATTGTTAAGTTTGATTATTTTGAAAATTATCTTTTTAAAAGGGCGGAATTTTGGGAATTGATGGCTTTTACAAGGTTTAGATACATCTGTGGGAACAAAAAATTAGCTGAGGAGGCATTATCGCTTTATTATGACAGGATTGCAAATGTTAAGTTTACAAAGTCACTTGTTGATTCTCTCGTTAAAATTAGAAAGAAGATGGAGGAGATGGCGAAGGGCGAAATTGACATCAAGGTTGGTGCTGGTGGGCTTGTTGATGTTGAATTTATCGCACAAATTTTGCAGTTGAAACACTTTAAAGAATTGGGTGAGATTGAATCACATACCGTAAAGGCGCTTTTGAAACTCTCTGAATTGAGAATTATAAATGAAGATGAATGTAAAACTTTGACTTCAAATTATGAGTTTTATCGGGAAATTGAGAAATTTTTAAGGGTTTCTTTGTGGAGGAAGTCAAATTCAATCCCGGGACCAGGTGAGGCACAAAATCTTGAATATCTTTCACTTTGTCTTGGATATAGATTTCCAGATGAATTCGTTGACTCAATTAAAAGTCGTATGCAAAAGACAAGGAGAATTTTTGAAGATATGATTAACAGATTCATTCGCCGATAA
- a CDS encoding CTP synthase — protein sequence MSDKKTKYIFVTGGVVSSLGKGIACASLGLLLKARGLKVTIQKFDPYINVDAGTMNPYQHGEVYVTDDGAETDLDLGHYERFLDVNMSRLNNTTTGQIYYEVIMRERRGDYLGATVQVVPHITNEIKRRITLLTKEDDYDVIITEIGGTVGDIEGLPFLEAIRQFMLQVGKQNAINIHVTLVPFIKSAGELKTKPTQHSVKTLLEIGIQPDILICRTERPLTREIKEKIALFTNVEPEAVIQGIDVESIYEVPLIFYEEGLDDIVLKKLDIKAREPDLTEWIKFVEKVKNPKEKVEIAVCGKYTELRDAYKSIIEAFVHAGAENECKVEIKWVKAEEIEVYGAERFLNDVDGLLIPGGFGERGIEGKIKAIQYARENLIPFFGICLGMQCAVIEFARNVCGLKSANSTEFNPSTPYPVIDLMPEQIGIQTKGGTMRLGAYSAVLKPGTKAFLAYGTDKISERHRHRYELNNKFRDVLESHGMVFSGLSEDEVLVEIIELPQHPWFVGVQFHPELKSRATKPHPLFRDFVKSALEYRKRREKYLSERKIALSDSLNNAKIRS from the coding sequence ATCGCTCGGTAAAGGAATTGCGTGCGCCTCACTTGGACTTTTGCTTAAAGCAAGGGGTTTAAAAGTTACAATTCAAAAATTTGACCCTTATATAAATGTTGATGCCGGGACGATGAACCCTTATCAACACGGAGAGGTCTATGTAACAGATGACGGCGCTGAAACCGACCTTGACCTTGGACATTACGAGAGGTTTCTTGATGTTAATATGTCAAGGTTGAATAACACCACAACGGGACAGATTTATTATGAAGTGATAATGAGGGAGAGGAGGGGCGATTACCTTGGGGCTACGGTTCAAGTTGTACCTCATATAACGAATGAAATAAAACGAAGAATTACTCTTCTTACCAAGGAAGATGATTATGATGTTATAATAACTGAGATCGGTGGAACAGTTGGTGATATTGAGGGTTTACCTTTTCTTGAGGCGATAAGACAATTCATGCTTCAGGTTGGGAAACAGAACGCAATAAATATACATGTCACGCTTGTCCCATTTATAAAGTCGGCTGGCGAGTTGAAAACGAAACCAACTCAACACAGCGTTAAGACATTGCTTGAAATCGGAATACAACCGGATATTTTGATTTGCAGAACTGAGAGACCATTGACGAGGGAAATAAAGGAAAAGATCGCTTTATTTACAAATGTTGAGCCAGAAGCGGTCATTCAAGGAATTGATGTTGAGTCAATTTATGAGGTACCGCTAATTTTTTATGAAGAGGGGTTAGATGATATAGTTCTCAAAAAACTTGACATTAAAGCAAGAGAGCCCGATCTTACAGAGTGGATAAAGTTTGTTGAAAAGGTAAAAAATCCGAAAGAAAAAGTTGAAATTGCTGTTTGCGGTAAATATACCGAGTTGAGGGATGCATATAAAAGCATAATAGAAGCATTCGTTCATGCTGGGGCGGAAAATGAGTGTAAAGTTGAAATAAAGTGGGTTAAAGCTGAGGAAATAGAAGTCTATGGCGCGGAAAGATTTTTAAACGATGTGGATGGTTTGTTAATCCCCGGTGGATTTGGCGAGCGCGGGATTGAGGGGAAGATAAAGGCAATTCAATATGCTCGTGAGAACCTCATTCCTTTCTTTGGGATTTGCCTTGGGATGCAGTGCGCTGTAATTGAGTTCGCCAGAAATGTCTGTGGTTTAAAATCGGCAAACAGCACCGAATTTAATCCATCAACACCATATCCAGTTATTGATTTGATGCCGGAACAAATCGGGATTCAAACTAAAGGTGGAACAATGCGACTTGGTGCGTATTCAGCTGTCTTAAAACCTGGGACAAAAGCGTTTCTTGCTTATGGAACTGATAAGATAAGCGAAAGGCATAGACATCGCTATGAGCTCAACAATAAATTTAGAGATGTTCTAGAATCACATGGAATGGTTTTCAGTGGCCTTTCAGAGGATGAGGTGCTTGTTGAGATAATTGAACTTCCGCAACATCCTTGGTTTGTTGGTGTTCAATTTCATCCAGAGTTGAAATCAAGAGCGACAAAACCACACCCCCTCTTTCGGGACTTCGTCAAGTCAGCTTTGGAGTACCGGAAAAGAAGAGAAAAGTATCTCTCAGAAAGAAAAATAGCCCTGAGTGATTCTTTGAATAATGCGAAAATTAGGTCCTGA
- a CDS encoding T9SS type A sorting domain-containing protein — MDDDKSSMRIRLIIALLFLITSFSLSQRISFIQCPDEVVKGEKFSAMFGLYANPLDTILIIMSIEGDLNPMEALSLDDSIFNLQPATNEIIEKLDLKNHLDEKFSAFVDIGNHSSTMRIYAFILNPSSSGDFKLKLIPINLSSNLTKKETSIFENQANIKVKPNADRISGFCARFDKNGYIKFTLNESIKNGFTLSFWLKTTGMRANVISMTSIPDKSFINVGIKFGRLTFAIKNSIGKFEIDVPKFISDGTWHNFIINADPIKNTLEFFIDGVKAEEIFIPNLKMFELNRPSVKIEYGLIDEVVLYKTSRPDMISKLSQYYVKLDSDVSFLLKFDDKTTTPIGNFSGLESNGVKLVESTAPIYSSGVKITAEIKSNNIVVNWEVDNPSFIEKFILERKRDDETYKQIFEIASSNQKRYSYTETLAEDNVLYYYRVKRVNKDGSYEYSDEVKIGLGLKKDFEIIGNFPNPFNAETKIIYDLFNDTYVRLTVYDIVGREIAVLVDGFQSAGRHEVTFNLNNVKNSDITSGIYLYKLQTQRGFEIRKMIAIK, encoded by the coding sequence ATGGATGATGATAAAAGTTCAATGCGAATTCGCTTGATCATTGCCTTGTTATTTCTTATTACTTCATTTTCCCTCTCACAGCGAATATCTTTTATCCAATGCCCCGATGAAGTTGTCAAAGGAGAAAAATTTTCAGCGATGTTCGGACTTTACGCAAATCCACTTGATACGATTTTAATCATAATGTCAATTGAAGGTGATTTAAACCCAATGGAAGCTCTTTCACTTGACGATTCAATTTTTAACCTTCAACCAGCCACAAACGAAATAATTGAAAAACTTGACCTGAAAAACCATCTTGATGAAAAATTTTCCGCATTCGTTGACATTGGCAATCACTCATCAACAATGCGAATCTACGCCTTTATTTTAAATCCAAGCTCATCAGGTGATTTTAAGTTGAAATTAATCCCGATCAATCTTTCTTCCAACTTGACGAAAAAGGAAACTTCAATCTTTGAAAACCAAGCAAACATAAAAGTAAAGCCAAACGCTGATAGGATTTCTGGATTTTGCGCTAGATTTGATAAAAATGGCTACATAAAATTTACGCTCAATGAAAGCATTAAAAACGGTTTCACACTTTCATTTTGGCTTAAAACCACGGGAATGAGGGCTAATGTGATTTCAATGACATCAATCCCTGATAAAAGTTTTATAAATGTCGGAATTAAATTTGGCAGGTTGACATTTGCGATTAAAAATTCAATTGGAAAGTTTGAAATTGATGTCCCGAAATTTATAAGCGATGGCACCTGGCATAATTTTATAATCAATGCCGACCCGATAAAAAACACGCTTGAGTTCTTCATTGATGGCGTAAAAGCAGAAGAGATTTTCATACCAAATTTAAAAATGTTTGAACTTAACAGACCGAGCGTTAAAATTGAATACGGTCTTATTGACGAGGTCGTGCTTTACAAAACATCAAGACCTGATATGATAAGCAAACTCTCCCAATATTATGTGAAACTTGACAGCGATGTCTCCTTCCTGCTTAAGTTTGATGACAAAACAACAACTCCGATTGGTAATTTTTCAGGTTTAGAGTCAAATGGGGTTAAACTTGTTGAATCAACAGCGCCCATTTACTCATCTGGTGTCAAAATCACCGCAGAGATAAAATCCAACAATATCGTTGTAAATTGGGAAGTTGATAACCCATCGTTCATTGAAAAGTTCATACTTGAAAGAAAAAGAGACGATGAAACTTATAAACAAATTTTTGAAATCGCCTCTTCAAACCAAAAGAGATATTCATATACCGAAACCCTTGCGGAAGACAATGTTCTCTACTATTACAGAGTAAAACGAGTCAACAAAGATGGAAGTTACGAATACTCGGACGAAGTTAAAATAGGGCTCGGCTTAAAAAAGGATTTTGAAATAATTGGAAACTTCCCGAACCCATTTAATGCTGAGACAAAAATCATTTACGACCTCTTCAATGATACTTATGTACGGCTCACCGTGTACGATATAGTTGGAAGAGAAATAGCCGTACTCGTTGACGGATTTCAAAGCGCCGGAAGACACGAAGTCACATTTAACCTGAACAATGTAAAAAATAGCGATATAACGAGCGGAATCTATCTCTACAAACTTCAAACGCAACGTGGTTTTGAAATAAGAAAAATGATAGCGATAAAATAA
- a CDS encoding alpha-amylase family glycosyl hydrolase has translation MKKFLYILLLIFPISCSSLKYTSDMKMLVELDGKWLFKIDPEDKGLEQLWYSSNFDRTDWTEIEVPGFWERYANFSKYDGIAWYYKSFRIEKIDKSKKYAIFFSGVDDDCGVWLNGEFVGEHRGYSDEFYFDITKFLKQGINEIVVMVIDQGGPGGIYKPVKIVEYSKVEELLKGEFYYKKARTSPDWVKDAVIYEIFPRAFSPEGNFKAIEKEIPRLKDLGISVIWLMPIHPIGEIKRKGTYGSPYSIRDYFQINPDYGTEDDFKSLIKTAHQNGIKVIIDLVINHTSWDNNLIKEHPDWYVKDENGDIIPPNSDWTDVADLNYDNPELRKYMIKMMKYWIEKFDIDGYRCDVAELVPIDFWNEARDELDKIKPILMLAEGSLPEQHLKAFDLTYSWNVYDALARIVRKGHLPSVLDAVLQSEMYKFPKGSIRLRFNENHDKPRAVRYFGENGALVSALITATIPGVPLIYNGQEYGDTTNISLFEKQTIKKDTSDERGKKFYAFYKKLFNFRKNSLALRRGEMIKAITTNDDKVYAFWRRFDNETVLVIANLSNWGVTTKLKIDDVLKKKIINGTVKFYDVFEGKNFVMRVDDFTNFKLEPFEFKLLSIN, from the coding sequence ATGAAAAAATTTCTCTATATCTTGCTTTTAATTTTCCCTATCTCTTGCTCGTCCCTAAAATACACATCTGATATGAAAATGCTTGTTGAACTTGATGGAAAATGGCTATTCAAAATTGACCCCGAAGACAAAGGGCTTGAACAGCTTTGGTATTCTTCTAACTTTGATAGAACCGACTGGACAGAGATTGAAGTCCCAGGATTTTGGGAAAGATACGCAAATTTTTCAAAGTATGATGGAATTGCCTGGTATTACAAAAGTTTTAGAATTGAGAAAATTGATAAAAGTAAAAAATATGCAATCTTTTTCTCCGGGGTTGACGACGATTGTGGAGTTTGGTTAAATGGAGAATTTGTCGGGGAGCACCGTGGCTATAGCGATGAATTTTACTTTGACATCACGAAATTTTTAAAGCAAGGCATCAATGAAATCGTCGTAATGGTGATTGATCAAGGTGGTCCAGGTGGGATTTATAAACCAGTTAAAATAGTTGAATACTCAAAGGTTGAGGAGCTGTTAAAAGGAGAATTTTATTACAAAAAAGCGAGAACTTCCCCCGATTGGGTTAAAGATGCCGTTATATATGAAATTTTCCCAAGAGCTTTTTCACCAGAGGGAAACTTCAAAGCGATTGAAAAAGAGATACCACGCCTAAAAGATCTCGGAATAAGTGTCATTTGGCTTATGCCAATACATCCAATCGGTGAAATCAAAAGAAAAGGAACCTACGGTAGCCCATATTCAATAAGAGATTACTTCCAAATCAATCCAGATTATGGGACAGAGGATGATTTTAAATCACTAATCAAAACAGCGCATCAAAACGGGATAAAAGTCATAATTGACCTTGTGATCAATCATACTTCTTGGGACAACAATCTAATAAAAGAACATCCCGATTGGTATGTGAAAGATGAAAATGGCGATATCATCCCACCAAATTCTGATTGGACAGATGTAGCGGATTTAAACTATGATAATCCAGAGCTCAGAAAGTATATGATAAAAATGATGAAATACTGGATTGAGAAGTTTGATATTGATGGCTACCGTTGCGATGTTGCTGAACTTGTTCCGATTGACTTTTGGAATGAAGCAAGAGATGAACTTGACAAAATTAAACCAATCCTAATGCTTGCTGAGGGGAGTTTACCAGAACAACATCTAAAAGCGTTTGATTTAACATATAGCTGGAATGTTTACGATGCGCTTGCAAGAATCGTAAGAAAGGGACATCTACCATCGGTGCTTGATGCGGTTCTTCAAAGCGAGATGTATAAATTTCCAAAAGGTTCAATCAGGTTACGTTTCAATGAAAATCACGATAAGCCAAGAGCTGTTAGATACTTCGGTGAGAATGGCGCTCTTGTTTCCGCTCTTATAACTGCTACTATCCCGGGTGTCCCTTTAATTTACAACGGTCAAGAATACGGAGATACAACAAACATCTCGCTTTTTGAAAAACAGACGATTAAAAAAGACACATCAGATGAAAGGGGAAAGAAGTTTTATGCGTTTTACAAAAAATTGTTTAATTTTAGGAAAAACTCACTTGCATTGCGAAGAGGTGAAATGATTAAAGCGATAACAACAAACGATGATAAAGTTTACGCCTTTTGGAGAAGATTTGATAATGAGACAGTCCTTGTAATAGCGAATCTTTCAAATTGGGGAGTCACCACGAAGTTAAAAATTGATGATGTGCTTAAAAAGAAAATCATCAACGGGACGGTAAAGTTTTACGATGTTTTTGAAGGAAAAAATTTTGTGATGAGAGTTGATGATTTCACAAACTTTAAACTTGAACCGTTTGAATTTAAACTTTTATCCATCAATTAA